From one Staphylococcus kloosii genomic stretch:
- a CDS encoding SDR family oxidoreductase, whose translation MSDNIQDKVVVITGASSGIGEATAKLLHEKGAKLVLGARRTEKLEQLKNNLNNNVAIQATDVTKPDEVNSLVQLALDEYGKVDVLLNNAGLMPQSFLGDNKVDEWNQTIDVNLKGVLYGIGAVVPSMRAQKSGHIINVASIAGHKVNPGGAVYCATKFGVRALTEALRQEEASVGSNIRTTIISPGAIDTELLDSITDDKLKEGMESVYKDAIKPEEIAQSIVGAIDTDDNTSINEVVIRPTHQIP comes from the coding sequence ATGAGTGACAATATTCAAGATAAAGTTGTAGTCATTACTGGTGCTTCAAGCGGTATTGGAGAAGCAACGGCGAAACTGTTACATGAAAAAGGAGCTAAATTAGTTTTAGGTGCAAGAAGAACTGAAAAGCTGGAACAACTTAAAAATAATTTAAACAACAACGTAGCTATTCAAGCTACAGACGTGACTAAACCAGATGAAGTTAATAGCCTTGTACAACTTGCCTTAGATGAATATGGCAAAGTAGATGTATTATTGAATAATGCCGGACTTATGCCACAGTCCTTCTTAGGTGACAATAAGGTCGATGAATGGAATCAAACAATAGATGTGAATTTAAAAGGTGTCTTATATGGTATTGGTGCAGTAGTACCATCTATGAGAGCTCAAAAATCAGGCCATATTATTAATGTTGCTTCTATAGCCGGACACAAAGTTAATCCTGGTGGTGCAGTCTACTGTGCTACTAAATTCGGCGTACGTGCCTTAACTGAAGCGTTAAGACAAGAAGAAGCTTCAGTTGGTAGTAACATTAGAACAACAATTATATCTCCGGGAGCAATAGATACAGAATTACTAGATTCTATTACTGATGATAAATTAAAAGAAGGCATGGAGTCAGTTTATAAAGATGCCATTAAACCGGAAGAAATTGCGCAATCGATTGTAGGCGCAATAGATACTGACGATAATACGTCAATTAATGAAGTTGTTATCAGACCTACACATCAAATTCCATAA